One Mycobacterium paraseoulense genomic window, TGATGACGCTGCTGTCCGCGGCGGCCCCGAACGCCGGCCGGGCGGATAACTAGAGCGAGCCGATGCTGGACTGCGGGTTCAGCGCGAATCCCCAGTCGAACAACGTGGCAGCCTGGTCCCAGTAGGTTGGCCCGCCGGCCTTCACCAGGCCGTACATCATGGCGATGACCAGCCGCCGGCCACCGCGGGCGGCCGCGCCGACGAAGGTCTTGCGAGCGGCGTCGGTGAACCCGGTCTTGCCGCCGATCGCGCCGGGATAGCGCTGCAACAGCTCGTCCTGGTTGGTGATCGGGTGGTCGCCGTTATCGCCGGGGAACATCGCCGACGGCTCGGCGGTGATCTGGGCGAACACCGGGTTGGCCATCGCGGCGCGGAAGATCACGGCCAGGTCGTGGGCCGTCGAGGACCCGGATCCGCCGGGCCCGTCCAGGCCGGACGGCGTCGCGGCATGGGTGCTCGTCGCGCCGAGCGAGGCGGCCTTGGCGTTCATCTTGGCGACCGTCGCCTCGGGACCGCCCAGCATGTGCGCCAGCGTGTTGGCGGCGTCGTTGCCCGAGACCAGCAGCAGGCCGTCGAGGAGCTGGCGCGCGGTGTAGGTGCGGCCCGGTTTGACGCCGACGCAGTTGCACTCGACCTGCGTGTCCGCCGTATCGGCGACCACGGTGGAGTCCAGGCTGACCTGGTCGAGGGTCACCAACGCCAGCAGCACCTTGATGGTGCTCGCCGGCGGGTGGGCCACATTCTGGTCGCGCTCGGCGAGCACCTGACCGCTGTCGAGGTCGGCCACGATCCAGGTCTGGGCCGGGCCGTCCGGGATCGGCACCGAGCCGACCGGCTGCATGCTGTCGGCCCGGGACGTGGGGACGGCGACACCGCACGCTCCGGCCGCGAGCAGGGCCGCGACGCCGACCCTGAGGGCCATGACCTTGCGCATGGGCCGAAAGTCTAACTTCCGGGCCTGTCCGCCGGCGATTTTCGTCTACTGTCCGATGCATGTTGAGCCTGGCCGAGATTTCCGACCGCTTAGAGATCCAGCAGCTTCTGGTGGACTATTCCACCGCCATTGACCAGCGCCGATTCGACGACCTCGACAAGGTTTTCACCGACGACGCGTACATCGACTACACCGCGCTCGGCGGCATCGAGGGCCACTATCCCGAGGTCAAGAAGTGGCTGTCGGAGGTACTGCCCAACTTCCCGGTGTACGCGCACATGCTCGGCAACTTCTCGGTGCGCATCGACGGGGACCAGGCCTGGTCGCGGGTGATCTGCTTCAACCCGATGGTGCTCGGCGGCGACAAGGATCAGGTGCTGTTCTGCGGGCTCTGGTACGACGACGAGTTCGTCCGCACCCCCCAGGGTTGGCGGATGACCCGCCGGGTCGAGTCCAAGGTCTTCCAGAAAGTGATGTAGGCCGCGATCGCGGCCTCCTTTCCCGAGATTGCCGTCATGGCTGTGGGTTGCGCCCCCAGCACGACCACGACCGCAATCTCGGCGACGACCCGCGGTCGGCTCGCCGCGATTTCTGGCGGGGCGGCCTGTTCTGGCACAATGGGCGGCTGTCCGCCGAGCGATCACGCATCGCTTCGCGGTCAGACACGCGAGGCAAAACCGGATCCGGGCATCCCGCCCGCATCGCTGAATTGCAGCGTGACGCACACAGGAGAATTCGCTCAACCATGGCTGTGAAGATCAAGCTCACCCGGCTCGGCAAGATCCGCAATCCCCAGTACCGCATCGCCGTCGCCGACGCCCGCACGCGCCGC contains:
- a CDS encoding nuclear transport factor 2 family protein, which encodes MLSLAEISDRLEIQQLLVDYSTAIDQRRFDDLDKVFTDDAYIDYTALGGIEGHYPEVKKWLSEVLPNFPVYAHMLGNFSVRIDGDQAWSRVICFNPMVLGGDKDQVLFCGLWYDDEFVRTPQGWRMTRRVESKVFQKVM
- a CDS encoding D-alanyl-D-alanine carboxypeptidase family protein — its product is MALRVGVAALLAAGACGVAVPTSRADSMQPVGSVPIPDGPAQTWIVADLDSGQVLAERDQNVAHPPASTIKVLLALVTLDQVSLDSTVVADTADTQVECNCVGVKPGRTYTARQLLDGLLLVSGNDAANTLAHMLGGPEATVAKMNAKAASLGATSTHAATPSGLDGPGGSGSSTAHDLAVIFRAAMANPVFAQITAEPSAMFPGDNGDHPITNQDELLQRYPGAIGGKTGFTDAARKTFVGAAARGGRRLVIAMMYGLVKAGGPTYWDQAATLFDWGFALNPQSSIGSL